The following is a genomic window from Amaranthus tricolor cultivar Red isolate AtriRed21 chromosome 10, ASM2621246v1, whole genome shotgun sequence.
ATGGCCATGAAGGTAGTcatgagatttttcaactaaaattacactagttttcattcctattaccaccgtttattactacctaccaaacgggccgttgtAGCACTAAAAAGCTATACAACTTCATTTCCAAAATCAAGAGTTCAAGACCCTCAAGATTGTTACAAACTATCACAACCCAAAATATTGTATAAATCAATGAAACTATTACTGGGAAACCTTTAAGCCTGAATCACTAGTGACTGCTCCATGGACATAGTTTCTAGCTTCTCGTATTCTAGCTTCTCATATCGTCACCTGGAATTTCCTTAGAAGCTGTATGGTGTTAGAATAAgccaaacaaaaaacaaattctCCCCTGTCCCACTCTAACATTATATACCCATACCATCCTCCCTTCATTCATAAGTAAATCTCCATCTCAATCTCTCTCTAACACACACATTATGGTCTAGCAACCTTCACCTCATGTTCTGCTACTCTCCACATACAAGCAGATCGGGTCCCTCCTCCCCCggccaaaaaacaaaaacaaaaacaaaaaagaattcTCTCTATCAATCACCATCAGATTTATGATTTCAGATGGTTGAGCTTTTTCACCGTGTAGAGAAAAATCAAGATAATCACTAACTTAGGACAGTGTCTAAGGGAGATCATAGGCTTGCCTTAATTTGTGAGGGTAAAGTTGTTAAAACGACAGATGACAGTGATCAATATGAAGGAAAAGATGTAGAAAGCTCGAAGGTACAGAGATGACAGAGAAAGGCTACCATTGCTGATCGAAATCAGTGAAGTGGTGGATATAGTTgtagttgaaaaataaaagaactgTGATCGTCACCCTTAAATTCACGCTGATactaaatattcaaaaaaactcaaggaaataaaataggaaTTTAGTGGACTTTGTCAACTTTAATGGCTAAACAGAATCAAATTCGGACAATCAACATTTAACTATTAAAACCAATGAAATTTGTTCCTTCCCATTCCAGTTTCTGCAACTGCTTTCCTCCAAAACAATTCGTCAAATActtcaaattttataatatctATCAAAAAAAGAGAACATGAAACACTTCACTTGCATTTCAAATGGTAAGATAAGTCATATATCAGAACTAGGTGAGGTAGAGTTTTAGAATATGCTTGTTGTAGATTAAGGCACACCAGCAAGAAGGTCACTTGAACATAACTTTCAGCTTGAGGGTAAATAATGGCAACTGAAAAGCAATcagaaaatgtcaaaaaaaaacatgtttaaGAATTAGGCTCGTTATTACAAGATGAGTTACAAAGATCTATTCTGACAATGTCAGGGTTGCTAGAGTCTTTGCATGTCTTAACACTAGTCAAACTCCGGGAAAAATGTGATAATGATGCTCACATTAAAATATGAAGACAAGAGTACAAGTCAAAAGAAGATGCATATTGTCTAGCTGCAAGACTAAAGCCACGTTATAATACTGTGGTTCATCCTTTGCTGCAAGAACCCTTAACTTAGTCTGATACATTCATGACATTGTGTCAGCAAAAGTAAGTCAACACAAGAAATGACAATCAATCGGCGTCTAACATATGAGAGTACAAGGCCAGAGCCGTTTAAGTTTAGAAATCTTTTAGAAAACAGAGCAGCAACCAACGGGTACCAATATACCATAGTGTAAAATGTGGTAACGCTTGTAATCATGTTTACAAAAGGTGAAGCGGTAACGATAGTGATGTGGCTatcgtaacgcctaaatatcgtTTGAAACCATCAGATATCCCTTTGATGTCGCCTAAATACGATTTTTTAACACCTTTACAACACAGGaaatatcaatttattttttattttaacatttacaACATGGCCGATGCAAtgtgatgcggccttgtttttacactatcaGTCGGGCACTAAAAATTTCTCATAAATTAAATGGTGTAAGTGGACAAGAGTGCCTGACAACCCTTAGAATGTTTTCTTCCATAAACTAAAGGCATTGAAAAGTGAAAACTAGCATGTATCAATAAATATGACCAATACGTTTCTGAAATTTCAAAAGCACAGATAACTTTCAAGAGTTTATGTAGCAAAGAAAATAATCAACATATTTGCAGAACCGAAGCAGGTAGGATCAAACAGAAGAAACCTACCAACAGCTTATCTAACCTGAATAATTCCTTTTACTCTCCAGATTCCATGCTTTAACATGACAATCTGGGGATCATCTGGATGTAAATCCATTAGTTCCCTTCTCACTGACTCAACGTTAGCATTATGATCAGTTGTTAACTGAACAGCATCAATAGATCCAGTATTTGTATTTTTCCTCCCAAGAACAGCACGGGAATCTCCAAGGTTTGCCACAAAGAGAGTATGATGTGATATCATACCAACAAGACAGCATGACCCTACTGTGGCTATTTGTGGTCTAGTGCTCCACAGTTGAGACACCACGTCATGAAACCCTTCCTCCGCTGCTAAAAAAGCCCTTCTTATGGTCTCTTCAGCGACTACACCATTGGTCTCAGCTGTTTTGGCTGCACCAATAAAAATCCATGAACATATTCTAAAAAATTGTCAAAGCAAAAGCATTAACAGAGCATGAGTCCAACCAAGTAAAACTGCACAACGCCAATATCAAGAGCATGCAGCAATTAACATATTTCGCCAACCATTTGAATTCTCAATTCGCTTAAATAGCCCCAAAAATACCCAAAACTGACCATGATTCGCTTTTTTAAGATTCGCAAGAAAACTAGAGAATCATGTGACCTTTGTAAGCTTCCTTCCATGACTCAGAGCAAGTTACCATATAAACTATGCATTTGTTCACAAAATTCACACATAACTAGAAAcatagaaaaggaaaaagaaaatctAACTTCATTATCCATGATGTAAAGTCATAGTAGCACAATGATCATTGTGTCAATCTTGAGGATACAAAGAAAAAAACCAACTTTTTCCCTAAGTAGCTACTTCAAGTATGCTctaaactacaacaaaacgaAGAATATGAAGAATATGTGGGTGAGAATCTACACAAACACCGTACTCAtgcaaaaaattcaaaatccaTTGACACTCCAACTAAGACCAAGCACAAACTATTATTAGCTCCAAATAAGTGTACTCCAAGCAATCATGGGCTCCAGCATACCAAATTTCCATATTCTATAAACCATGCTCCACAAAAAACAGTCAGAATAATTGGTTTTGAAGCAGTTGATACTTGATATACAGTGATCAATGGAGAAACTAAAAATTGAACCCTAAACATATTATACATGACCTAATTcccatttcatttttttcaagaTGGGTTTTCAATTTTTACCCATCACCAAAACTAGAAACAACACCAATCATGAAAACAGCAATCATCCTATATTACCATTAAAAATGCCTGTAATTTCTATTTACCATTCCTCAATTCTAATTCTTTAGCAATTCACATATGTTCAATATCTACTCAATGATCAGTCATAATTACCACAAAAACCAACACAACCCAATAAAAAATTCAAGTTATGAAGCACAAAAACAGGAACAAAACCCATAATCAAATGAACATCAAGAAACCCAAAAAAGTTAAACCTTGAAGATGACGAAAGAGGTGATCACAGACAAAACGAGCAGCCTCAGGTCCACCATGACCATCATAGACACCAACAAAAGTACCAAAGGGTCCACACTCAATTTGACTTTGATCTTCCACAACCAGATTAGCTTGAAGAACCGCCATAGAAAACTCCCCAGTAGCACACTTGCCCAAATCACGAAACCACAATAACCCATCTTTACTGACACAACCATTGTTGTTTTCTCCTGCACCACTATTGCTTCCACCAACAATGTCAACGCCAAAAGGCTTCCAACATAGAGACAGAAAGTTCATCAAAGCTTTGAGCATCCCACATCTCTCGAGGGGGAGTACCAAAGcttattgtttttctttgtacTTAGATTGTATTGTATCTACAATTACAAGAATAGATAGCCcccaatttagaaaattgtagGAGATTTTAAGAGAAGGGGGAAAATGGGTTTTTCTTGGGGGGAATTGTGTTGGGTGGGTGAGAGGCAGAAGGGAGAGAATTGGGAAAATGGGCACGAAGGTGAATGGTCGTTTTCTATATAGAATTTGGGTTATGGTGGAATGGAATGGGTCAAGGGGAAAAGAGGGGTTTGGTTGGCTTATGTTGTTGTGTTCCTTGCCTTCATGAATAGGTCATACTCGTGGGGTTGTCGGCATATTTGTCCAATTTCATGGTCAAGTGGTCCCTTGTGTTAGTTGTTTAAAGCCTTTCCTTTCATCCTCTTGACAGAAGTACGATTCTTACCGACTATAAAAAGATTAGTCTCTTTCTCCTCTATATGTAGTTTGTAGGAACTCTCTAGCCTAACTTTGaatctaaaatttataatataggcacacaaatatataaatgaccaaaaatgctaaaaagttaaaatatatttattttcgtAACATGAAAACTTTTTAGTAaagatttataataaaattggGATTGAAATATCCACTTAACAATATTATTTTTGTGACATAGTAATAATGATGAGATGGAGATATGTTGTGATTAGGTGACTTTGTTCAATCAAGTCTTGCTTAGTTTGGTTAAGTACTTTGGACTCTACCAATTAGAGTCACAAagtgtttataatatatttattcgCGAAAATACGTCTTAGCTAAACTGAGTTAAAAATTCATTAAAAgattttctttgttgatttGAAAGATATAGCATGTGCACCTTAGAAGTTGATCGTGCTCTTTTGGTTGATGAAAGAAAGTATGGAAGAAGTGTGTGCAAAGAAGATTTGCCATTTTAGTGCAAGTTTAGGGTTCGGTAAAATGGCATTAGGAAGAAACTTCGAAAAGTGGCTAAAGTTTTCATGTGAAGAAGTAAAAACGAGTTAGAGGGTCACCTGCTCGAATAATACCACAATGCTCTTTCATCTTTGTGAGATTCTATCCGCCTGTTAAAAACTTAATGTCCTACTTTTGTTTGcctatatatacacatgtgtaTGCCTTAGTTAAGTCAAAGTGTGTAGATGAGCTTACCTAGTAGCTCTAAGTTTGCAACACTCTCTCCAGCTATTCTATCTCCTAAACACAATTTAGTTACTTTATCATCGTAATTCCTTCATATGATGTGAGCTTTTTCTCATGTCCCTTAAACACATCATATATACTAGCCGATGCAGTCATATTTGATTAACCTCGTAAATTTATACATTGTTTGTTTTCGCATGTTTATTGATTATGTTGTCTTATCTACTTGTAAATCGTTCTAGTTTATTATTGCATCTAACACCTACTTTTCTCAACATTCCTACTTGTCATCTTTGCGCTTCCGCTTGATCGTTATTACTCGTATATCAATTATTTTGAGATAAATAACTAATTGCATAGCATTATTCTAACTCACATGGGTTTGGATATCTGAATCAAACTAAAtcattgttttcgattgtcataTCAATCTTGGAATTCATGAGTACTATATCTCTTTCAGAAACAGTTATACATTGCATCAATCCTTTGAATTATAAAGTTCCATTTCTCTGTATTTCTAACAATTTATCTCTACTTCTTgttattcaacaaaaaaattaacaattactTGAATTCGATAATACTAAGCGCATGTCTATTTTCGCGGCCATGCACATACGCACATATGTTTACTTCCTTCTATTCAACTGAACAAACTTCCAACTACACTGAAAATAACGTAACATATTAGAGTGACTTGTCCAAAGCTTTCATATACCCGATCCAACGAGCAAGATTCACCCCTTAGTTTGTAGGATAAACCATATCCGTACATCAAACATACCATCAAAAACCATGAACTTTGTACCCAATACCGATGTCTCCTGTGTACATGTGTCTGCAAAGGGCGTGATTGATAGCCGCTGTCCGATGAACTTATTCAAGTAAAAGAAAACACCAAATGCAAAGATGACAGATCCTTCAACACTTGGTATACAACATTGAGAAAGGAAACAGTTTATATATACAATTACAACTTGGACTGTCTTGAACTCCGCCCAGCTATGAACTCCTGCATTTTCTTAAACTGCTCTTTTGTCATTCCAGCATAATATTTATGAGCCCTCGCCTGAAAATAACATGTAATTCATAAACAAGAGACAGATCCATAATATGGGTGTATTAACATTACTATTTCGTCTTGCAAACCAATTTgcttatttatatataagtaCAAAAAAGGATAGTTAATAAACTCGTGTTCCACACGACAAAATGGCATACACTTGAATACAGGGGCGGATTCAATGCTAGTCAACTGACAGCATTCAACTCATGTATAAAATCATATACCACACAAGATACTAACATGTGTGTTGGTTAAGTTGGTAGGATCTCACAGTGAGACGTGCcccatacttgggttaaatagcccaataatagagACTTTTAGCATAATGGGCCTTTTGTATGGActcatctcacggtgagacggtctcatacaagaggggTTGGCGGAGTTTTGCTATAACATAGCATTGATCCGGTGTTCAAACTTCACCAAGCACCATTTGTAAGGActcatctcacggtgagacggtctcatacaagaggggTTGGCGGAGTTTTGCTATAACATAGCATTGATCCGGTGTTCAAACTTCACCAAGCACATTTTTAAAAGTTTGGAAATAATACTTAACCATTTGCATTGTAGGTCTTTAAAGGCGCGGGGATAGTTTTCATTTCAAAACTTTTTGCAATTTCAAAACGTTGATGGatgtattgttttttaatattatcGACATCATTTGACTTTATCTAGATCCGCCCCTGCCTGAATAGTATCAAAAACTTTCAAGGCCAAAAAGTATCAGGAGCAACAACCTTACCTACATTGGTCCCATTACATATAGATATAGGTTTGAAACAGAAGGAGAGGGAAATGGGAATTctctaaacaaataaataaaacttcCATCTTTCAGAATGCAGACAGATACAAGAAATATGGGGTAAGCTACAGCACaagaaacaaacaaaatattCTAACACATGTAATGTGACAAAAGACATCGATAAAAAGGCCAATGAGCTTAGACAAGTATAGTACCTTTTCGAGAGCAAGTGCATCACCCAAGTTGAGCTTCAGACCATCATTTATGACAGATTTGTATTTCAAAACAAGGTCTTGGTTGTTCTTAGCAATGGATTTGGCAATTTCCTGAGCTTTTACCATCAGTTCATTGGCTTCGACTATGTAATTAACAAATCCCAATTTTTCAGCCTGCTCTGCAGTCAAAGGTGTGGCAGTCAATGAAACTTCACGTGCTTTATAAGGCCCAATAATGCGAGAAAGCTTCTGCGAGAGCCCCCATGAGGGAAATATCCCAAATCTGATTGATCACAGAGAAACACACAAAGGGTactgaataaaataataaacaaattatgCAAATGACTCCAAAATGTTTGCTTTTAGAACCAAGAGCTTAAGGACTATTTGAAGTGAAATATCATCTGCATCCTTTATGATAAGCAAAAGGATaacaaataaagaaagaacCATCGACAACTTTTGATAATGGccaagaaaaaaagaaacaacaaaatgAAGTATATCTTTTTGGACAGGAAAAATTATATCATAGAGCAAACAAAGGTACATCAATAAGGATGAGagatcccaaaaaaaaaaaaaagaaaagaaaaaaaaaacacaagctACTAAAGTGGCTAGAAATTCGCCTTGTTCCAAATGATATCCAACGGTAAAAATTGATCACAAAAAGTTTTTGCGTTTCTTTCTAGCCAAATCGACAAAAGGACCCCATTTTAAATTTGCACTTTCCAGAATCAGGGTAAAGTGATCAGTGACTACCCTTGATCCCTAAGAAAGGGAGAGATCAGGAATGGTTTGGAACCTTCAACATTAACATTATGTTTGATTGCCAAACATAGAAAGCAGAGGCAAGGGAAGGCAAGGGCTTGCAATTTTCTTCTAAATCATCCAAAAATCCAAACATTTAAAATCCAAACAAGTGATCAAGTTTTGGCACTCAACCTGTATCGCATGATCAAGTTTCTAGCACAAACCACGTGTTTAATGTAGCACACCCCAATGCTAATTCTAAAGGTTACGTCCCACAATGTCGAGTTGGGCTTGGTTTACGTCAACCGACGCAACAAACTTAATGCACCAAGCTTGTCTCATTAGCTTGTTATGTTCCTCGCATTCGCACCCTCATTTACAGACCCCAACTGCCTTGATCCTCTCTAAAGTTCTAGACTAATGTTCAAGTCTCATATAGAACAACCCAAACACTTACCTAATATGTACAAGacatttttaaagtgttttggTCCCTTCTAGAATAATATATGTAGGCCCACACTTTTCCAAAGCATTATTGCCTTGTCTAGAATACTCTACACCTCTGATGTTCCAAAGACTAGAGACACCACATTCTGGACTTTGAAGTTTTCAGACTTTTCTTCAAGTGTTAAAGACCTTTCCTACCAGGTTTCATAAGCAACTGAGCTCATTCGACACTCCAAAAGGACCAATAATGAATGAGTAAAGTGTCCACTATGATAAGACGGTCAAACTCATTTAAATCTCTTTATAGGGGAAGTGTTGCGAGGAGACAAACAGCATCATGCACCCCTATAGGCACGATGCTTCGCAACTCTGGATACTTCGGCCTATAAATTCGACTCGTGACATATGGCTTTCACTCTCCCTTCACACCACAATCTCCAGTTGAAACACACTATAAGTTTTCGTGATTATCTTTCAAAAACTTTTATCCATGAGACAAGTGAGTTATATAGTTGACCCCAATTATATAACAATACATGCAATCAATTTATTTCACTACATAAGCTCAACTCAACAATGATTTTAACATCATAAAGTTCTGAT
Proteins encoded in this region:
- the LOC130825221 gene encoding probable protein phosphatase 2C 42; translation: MLKALMNFLSLCWKPFGVDIVGGSNSGAGENNNGCVSKDGLLWFRDLGKCATGEFSMAVLQANLVVEDQSQIECGPFGTFVGVYDGHGGPEAARFVCDHLFRHLQAKTAETNGVVAEETIRRAFLAAEEGFHDVVSQLWSTRPQIATVGSCCLVGMISHHTLFVANLGDSRAVLGRKNTNTGSIDAVQLTTDHNANVESVRRELMDLHPDDPQIVMLKHGIWRVKGIIQVSRSIGDVYMKDAQYNRDPINPKFRITEPVHMPILTAVPSIVSHHIHPDDSFVIFASDGLWEHLSNETAVDIVQSHPHAGCAKRLIKAALHEAAKKREMRYSDLQKIDKKVRRHFHDDITVIVLFFNHDLIRRGAVQDSPFSVRCSL